Proteins encoded in a region of the Panthera uncia isolate 11264 chromosome B2 unlocalized genomic scaffold, Puncia_PCG_1.0 HiC_scaffold_24, whole genome shotgun sequence genome:
- the KIAA0408 gene encoding uncharacterized protein KIAA0408 homolog isoform X1 — MDLHKQWENTETNWHKEKMELLDQFDNERKEWESQWKIMQKKIEELCHEVKLRRKINMNERAKILDHDSEKAIQDKVVESSPNYPNSGQCEFTGMNHGDDLEKENKTEQSLLREGNQMCKEQKATKKSKVGIMDPLATDNQKQCGVCPGLRPSRVEDRSCSGALNTALEELAKVSEELYSFQEEIRKQSNHRRMKSDSFLQEMPNVIHMRHRDHMINDGQGILPIDLEKEKQKNRKNLSCSNALQSNSMKKYEFDTIDLQRNEIPPLPPPRSTSRNFPSSFSEQAHESLKDSLDHNSHVAQEGQGERNYSPDFLLKLCLNEGKTLKDGIMFPLLAPKTKIDNQHPCDESVGLGMWSYDTGISAKNSPSTLWYQKICSTPNKPKCEKMIPDHSAKSHPDLHISSDCSSSVTESSGSLRSFNCDFKRTTRNEKLAAKTDEFNRIVFRTDRNCQAIQQNQSYSESSEDPKPCDTLITHIGNISENDDVSDILKTSVHVPVPVPKENVPDNPTKKFTTGLVRQMQEHMSPSSYRSMLQEHDWRPSNLSGRPRSADPKSNYGVVEKLLKTYEKSTGPALQNSKCFQDNWTRCNSDVSGGSTLSQHLQILQLEQELQQNTAMYGAQQVKRQVDWKKITEESMAVKSSPGKGFSRPARPANRRLPSRWASRSPSAPPALQRTTPSYTISLQSAASMV, encoded by the exons ATGGACCTGCATAAGCAGTGGGAGAACACAGAGACTAACTGGCACAAGGAAAAGATGGAGTTACTGGACCAGTTTGACAATGAAAGGAAGGAATGGGAGAGTCAATGGAAAATCATGCAGAAGAAGATAGAAGAG CTTTGCCATGAAGTAAAGCTTCGGAGGAAAATCAACATGAATGAACGTGCTAAGATCCTTGATCATGATAGTGAAAAAGCGATTCAAGATAAAGTGGTGGAATCTTCTCCAAATTACCCCAATTCAGGACAATGCGAATTTACAGGGATGAATCATGGGGatgatctggaaaaagaaaataaaacagagcagAGCTTACTCCGTGAAGGAAATCAAATGTGTAAggaacaaaaagcaacaaaaaagtCAAAAGTAGGGATTATGGATCCTTTGGCCACAGATAACCAAAAACAATGTGGAGTGTGCCCTGGCCTGAGGCCTTCCAGGGTAGAGGACAGGAGCTGTTCTGGCGCCCTCAACACA GCTCTGGAAGAACTTGCGAAAGTTAGTGAAGAATTATACAGCTTTCAAGAGGAAATCCGAAAGCAGTCTAACCACAGAAG AATGAAGTCAGATTCTTTTCTTCAGGAAATGCCCAATGTAATTCATATGCGTCACAGAGACCACATGATCAACGATGGCCAGGGCATTCTTCCAAttgatttagaaaaagaaaagcagaaaaatagaaagaatctGAGCTGTTCCAATGCGCTCCAAAGCAAttctatgaaaaaatatgaatttgatACAATTGAtctgcaaagaaatgaaattccacCACTTCCTCCTCCAAGAAGCACATCTCGAAATTTTCCCAGCTCATTTTCTGAACAAGCTCATGAAAGTTTGAAGGACAGTTTAGACCACAACAGCCACGTGGCCCAAGAGGGTCAAGGTGAAAGGAACTACAGTCCTGATTTCCTTTTGAAGCTGTGTCTAAATGAAGGGAAGACTTTGAAAGATGGTATCATGTTCCCTTTGTTGGCACCCAAAACCAAAATAGATAACCAGCATCCATGTGATGAAAGTGTTGGACTTGGCATGTGGTCATATGACACAGGGATCAGTGCAAAAAATAGTCCCTCTACATTGTGGTATCAGAAAATCTGCTCTACTCCCAATAAGCCAAAATGTGAAAAGATGATTCCAGATCATTCTGCTAAATCTCATCCTGATCTTCATATAAGTAGTGACTGTAGCTCTTCAGTGACAGAGAGCAGTGGGTCACTTAGAAGTTTCAATTGTGACTTTAAGAGGACAACTAGGAATGAAAAGCTGGCAGCAAAGACTGATGAATTTAACAGAATTGTATTTAGAACAGATAGAAATTGTCAGGCAATACAGCAAAATCAAAGCTACTCAGAATCATCTGAAGATCCTAAGCCCTGTGATACCTTAATTACTCATATAGGTAACATATCAGAAAATGATGATGTGTCTGATATTCTGAAAACCAGTGTCCACGTGCCCGTGCCTGTGCCCAAAGAAAATGTGCCTGACAATCCCACCAAAAAATTCACAACAGGCCTCGTCAGACAAATGCAGGAACACATGAGTCCTAGCAGTTATCGGAGTATGCTCCAAGAGCATGACTGGAGACCAAGTAATTTGTCTGGCCGGCCAAGATCAGCTGATCCTAAGTCAAATTATGGTGTTGTGGAAAAGCTGCTGAAAACCTATGAGAAGTCAACAGGGCCTGCATTGCAAAATTCTAAATGCTTCCAGGATAATTGGACCAGATGTAATTCTGATGTCAGTGGTGGGTCCACATTAAGTCAGCATTTACAAATACTTCAATTAGAACAAGAGCTTCAGCAAAACACAGCTATGTATGGAGCACAGCAAGTTAAACGACAAGTAGATTGGAAAAAGATAACAGAG
- the KIAA0408 gene encoding uncharacterized protein KIAA0408 homolog isoform X2, whose amino-acid sequence MDLHKQWENTETNWHKEKMELLDQFDNERKEWESQWKIMQKKIEELCHEVKLRRKINMNERAKILDHDSEKAIQDKVVESSPNYPNSGQCEFTGMNHGDDLEKENKTEQSLLREGNQMCKEQKATKKSKVGIMDPLATDNQKQCGVCPGLRPSRVEDRSCSGALNTALEELAKVSEELYSFQEEIRKQSNHRRMKSDSFLQEMPNVIHMRHRDHMINDGQGILPIDLEKEKQKNRKNLSCSNALQSNSMKKYEFDTIDLQRNEIPPLPPPRSTSRNFPSSFSEQAHESLKDSLDHNSHVAQEGQGERNYSPDFLLKLCLNEGKTLKDGIMFPLLAPKTKIDNQHPCDESVGLGMWSYDTGISAKNSPSTLWYQKICSTPNKPKCEKMIPDHSAKSHPDLHISSDCSSSVTESSGSLRSFNCDFKRTTRNEKLAAKTDEFNRIVFRTDRNCQAIQQNQSYSESSEDPKPCDTLITHIGNISENDDVSDILKTSVHVPVPVPKENVPDNPTKKFTTGLVRQMQEHMSPSSYRSMLQEHDWRPSNLSGRPRSADPKSNYGVVEKLLKTYEKSTGPALQNSKCFQDNWTRCNSDVSGGSTLSQHLQILQLEQELQQNTAMYGAQQVKRQVDWKKITELSP is encoded by the exons ATGGACCTGCATAAGCAGTGGGAGAACACAGAGACTAACTGGCACAAGGAAAAGATGGAGTTACTGGACCAGTTTGACAATGAAAGGAAGGAATGGGAGAGTCAATGGAAAATCATGCAGAAGAAGATAGAAGAG CTTTGCCATGAAGTAAAGCTTCGGAGGAAAATCAACATGAATGAACGTGCTAAGATCCTTGATCATGATAGTGAAAAAGCGATTCAAGATAAAGTGGTGGAATCTTCTCCAAATTACCCCAATTCAGGACAATGCGAATTTACAGGGATGAATCATGGGGatgatctggaaaaagaaaataaaacagagcagAGCTTACTCCGTGAAGGAAATCAAATGTGTAAggaacaaaaagcaacaaaaaagtCAAAAGTAGGGATTATGGATCCTTTGGCCACAGATAACCAAAAACAATGTGGAGTGTGCCCTGGCCTGAGGCCTTCCAGGGTAGAGGACAGGAGCTGTTCTGGCGCCCTCAACACA GCTCTGGAAGAACTTGCGAAAGTTAGTGAAGAATTATACAGCTTTCAAGAGGAAATCCGAAAGCAGTCTAACCACAGAAG AATGAAGTCAGATTCTTTTCTTCAGGAAATGCCCAATGTAATTCATATGCGTCACAGAGACCACATGATCAACGATGGCCAGGGCATTCTTCCAAttgatttagaaaaagaaaagcagaaaaatagaaagaatctGAGCTGTTCCAATGCGCTCCAAAGCAAttctatgaaaaaatatgaatttgatACAATTGAtctgcaaagaaatgaaattccacCACTTCCTCCTCCAAGAAGCACATCTCGAAATTTTCCCAGCTCATTTTCTGAACAAGCTCATGAAAGTTTGAAGGACAGTTTAGACCACAACAGCCACGTGGCCCAAGAGGGTCAAGGTGAAAGGAACTACAGTCCTGATTTCCTTTTGAAGCTGTGTCTAAATGAAGGGAAGACTTTGAAAGATGGTATCATGTTCCCTTTGTTGGCACCCAAAACCAAAATAGATAACCAGCATCCATGTGATGAAAGTGTTGGACTTGGCATGTGGTCATATGACACAGGGATCAGTGCAAAAAATAGTCCCTCTACATTGTGGTATCAGAAAATCTGCTCTACTCCCAATAAGCCAAAATGTGAAAAGATGATTCCAGATCATTCTGCTAAATCTCATCCTGATCTTCATATAAGTAGTGACTGTAGCTCTTCAGTGACAGAGAGCAGTGGGTCACTTAGAAGTTTCAATTGTGACTTTAAGAGGACAACTAGGAATGAAAAGCTGGCAGCAAAGACTGATGAATTTAACAGAATTGTATTTAGAACAGATAGAAATTGTCAGGCAATACAGCAAAATCAAAGCTACTCAGAATCATCTGAAGATCCTAAGCCCTGTGATACCTTAATTACTCATATAGGTAACATATCAGAAAATGATGATGTGTCTGATATTCTGAAAACCAGTGTCCACGTGCCCGTGCCTGTGCCCAAAGAAAATGTGCCTGACAATCCCACCAAAAAATTCACAACAGGCCTCGTCAGACAAATGCAGGAACACATGAGTCCTAGCAGTTATCGGAGTATGCTCCAAGAGCATGACTGGAGACCAAGTAATTTGTCTGGCCGGCCAAGATCAGCTGATCCTAAGTCAAATTATGGTGTTGTGGAAAAGCTGCTGAAAACCTATGAGAAGTCAACAGGGCCTGCATTGCAAAATTCTAAATGCTTCCAGGATAATTGGACCAGATGTAATTCTGATGTCAGTGGTGGGTCCACATTAAGTCAGCATTTACAAATACTTCAATTAGAACAAGAGCTTCAGCAAAACACAGCTATGTATGGAGCACAGCAAGTTAAACGACAAGTAGATTGGAAAAAGATAACAGAG